In Passer domesticus isolate bPasDom1 chromosome 1, bPasDom1.hap1, whole genome shotgun sequence, one DNA window encodes the following:
- the HIVEP1 gene encoding zinc finger protein 40 isoform X4 — protein MEGMTGEGISVCLEITDAGTRGTQDTIKGVKRKKIVSENHLKKIPKSPLRSPAEAKVKQNVDPSPLKALPDASERATAQDHLPVQNGNQCTKQNGGALSSEISVETTKSETSMQTKLSLTHQSLDLCKQAAGNTDANQLNSAERKPPSNSSSSNTKTDSNECINFVDCSTSSPCTRTAFDVLLKAMEPELNTLAQECPPYGMQIEKLRPNKTVSTSSSLTSNTISVQNQSALSQQEFAAGPPYYPCTLNNVHVATTAKTGQAQGQSVSHSQDLITKTSQQNHQVVMCPSLTRSLVQQQSQENPKLQQVYSIAVTSSVVHTSSSTVTQVFSQNPLVATSSSPLSINTSSSTHLSIGPVYNSAQITSVVNHGVEQICNLLKDQKPKKLGKYVCEYCNRACAKPSVLQKHIRSHTGERPYPCVTCGFSFKTKSNLYKHKKSHAHAIKLGLVLQPDSGGLFLSHDSDKALSIHSDVEESGESEDEGTADERQDDQELEPAQLVKVISSAETLQKGSPTLLSNPDCISADSSLHDAEPQVRAALPKVVVHSVNVSPLRADSPKVTEPAPELAAAQRKGDSKVTTLQSNLTHTASFKENDIKQHQKVEAGLLEEQPGSTGGPVHAQLQRQQATDGSQDQQGKCLLSPRSLGSTDSGYFSRSESADQTMSPPAPFVRGLLTSEKDPNKNLPCVPRASGMVASVVQTVCAEKNLILSGQMRPPLATKTLEERISKLISDNEAVVDDKQLDSVKPRRTSLSRRGSIDSPKSYIFKDSFQFDLKPMGRRTSSSSDIPKSPFTPTEKSKQVFLLSVPSLDCLPITRSNSMPTTSYSAVPPNVIPPSHPLRGSQSFDDKIGSLYDDVFVSGPATPLNQGGHPRTLVRQAAIEDSSTGESQGLGSVRSVEENYLGCNLSNESLLHRSKSLAQGSNSEKTKKSPQVRGTMFECETCRNRYRKLENFENHKKFYCSELHGPKTKAAIREPEHKTAPNSTQPQILHYRVTTSTGVWEQTPQIRKRRKMKSVGDDDDPQQNDTSAPSKNTEGQSKPANSSSLSKHSATTVVGSQQPSKLLLQNSQIQLVARGTDQTTEPKMAPLIEKQSSSAVQEKVELKRQGTGISVIQHTNSLSRNSSFEKSESFERVSPVSSQEPNKGTKHRSLNTVVIQEDRHSHLSTPQRHQPLSSEPPRGEVQGSQLVSNERSAPLQPSRLVRQHNIQVPEILVTEEPDREQENQCSDPEKTERFNWPQRSETLSKLPTEKLPPKKKRIRLAEMEHSSAESSVDSTLSRSLSRESSLSHASSFSTSLDKDETLKAENPSKAEPVSKSSEFLMIPAGSHALAVPGPHYREMRRAASEQISCTQPSMEVVDYRSKSFDCGSMSPSKPVPLVEVATPKGSSANGAAGHVPLLERRRGPFVRQISLNIAPENQQPQVKSTSSLQAAHATDVPTVPLHRLQTSGKPSVEFPSSTQQSQTNSRPNSTIQNCNPVSLPSSQQPLDHMLNNQGQPSLTHQPSQPSTKTSAQGEQAGTNSLSCQPDEKKDCFAPKYQLQVKTLHIGQPYSSKLLKNTLSTQTGPNQVGVDQNASSFEVQTKLSDMSNPYSVPPLKQIVPNNCSSQIHQIPPFVVPVRIQSSMPSYGFATVTPLPHILVTQDQGNQSICKTNVVMVPTLEGKTQLPKSHKDHQRTLPNSFEFENSPLESGSRNSPLSSSSNIIQKVPVSGLFPQPEVTASSKRMLSPANSLDIAMEKQQKRVKDESGAACMADARPLHSLNIRSNDPPSKQKKPVLVRQVCTTEPLENHLLDPDVVTQHEKSSKASTSDLPDHQSSDTGVSETLKKSPESEDIKSSTSPVFVVGKPSELSPVNSQSSLLKAVSSSQERRSPPNSDDSTHISSPGQAKPVAALAVMNAGEMQRLSFPSLKTTTNFTWCYLMKRKPLHLLQNDQKISAYSTWTISPNNPNPLGLSTKVALSLLNSKQKVEKPLYTLARTTHPRSDVLVYSSKWKNSLTKRSLNRKKLTPTEFSNKENSESSTEHDKENSFIKTVPRRVKIFDGGYKSNEDYVYVRGRGRGKYICEECGIRCKKPSMLKKHIRTHTDVRPYHCNYCNFSFKTKGNLTKHMKSKAHSKKCMDLGVSVGLIDDQDGEEEFGEKQRFGYDRSGYDVEESDGGDEDENDNEDDDEDSQAESVLSTTPSVTASPQHHPSRHGLQDAASTDDDIRLPDCFTGAHTDSMDGLPKALLTKMTVLSTVQSVSRTSRSPAESTHQEAHEDKAQERGVGPCSADAALTDIAPASPGRQMSVDYPDPDTALGHSLISTAALTKSTPSISSPSSLADHSMPTTAPSPYTEIPEEKPAAEPRAPQTHLFSHLPLHSQRQAKAPYGMVPVGGIQVVPAGLATYSTFVPIQAGPVQLTIPAVSVIHRTTNALGETGGTAPGTTTNPVGVAEVNSVVPCIPIGQVSVPGIQGLGTPNLQPLPPLGMETVNILGLANTNIAPQMRPPGITLNAVGLQVLTAGTAPQGTPSPQGPLPGLQILNIALPTLIPSVSPASTEGHGASEAPTAGSKASEVQLEPAPVVFPTVEAGQAGRDASPQAAAGGQRYGGKSHPEPTPLANPAGPGKADPEKTDLANPSKPKRDLPALQVKRAAPAEPRSKVNPSTLTKSPVHRTVTPDRQVPRPAAPPQRQNTVQFSDGSSDDEDRLVIAT, from the exons aaaTCACCGATGCTGGTACTAGAGGAACCCAAGACACAATTAAGGgcgtgaaaagaaaaaagattgtGTCTGAAAACCAtcttaaaaaaataccaaaatcgCCTTTGAGAAGCCCTGCTGAAGCCAAGGTTAAGCAAAATGTAGACCCTTCACCGCTAAAAGCTCTTCCGGATGCTTCCGAACGTGCCACGGCACAGGATCACCTGCCCGTGCAAAATGGAAATCAATGTACCAAACAAAATGGGGGAGCACTTAGCAGTGAGATAAGTGTTGAAACAACCAAATCTGAGACATCAATGCAGACAAAGCTTTCACTGACGCATCAGTCCTTAGATTTGTGTAAACAGGCAGCGGGGAATACTGATGCAAACCAACTGAACTCAGCAGAGAGGAAGCCTCCCTCAAACTCCTCATCAAGTAATACAAAGACTGACAGTAATGAATGTATTAATTTTGTTGATTGCAGTACGTCGTCCCCATGTACGCGAACTGCATTCGATGTCTTACTAAAAGCTATGGAGCCTGAACTGAATACCTTAGCACAAGAGTGCCCCCCTTATGGGATGCAGATAGAGAAACTGAGACCAAATAAAACTGTAAGCACCTCTTCTAGTCTCACGTCCAATACAATAAGTGTCCAAAATCAGTCTGCTTTGTCACAGCAGGAGTTTGCAGCTGGACCTCCCTATTACCCGTGTACGTTGAACAATGTGCATGTAGCAACAACAGCCAAGACTGGACAAGCACAAGGCCAATCAGTTTCTCATTCACAAGATCTTATTACTAAAACCAGTCAGCAAAATCACCAGGTTGTTATGTGTCCAAGTTTAACTAGGTCGCTGGTGCAACAGCAGAGTCAAGAAAACCCCAAGCTCCAGCAGGTCTACAGCATAGCAGTAACTTCGTCTGTCGTTCACACCTCATCTTCCACTGTAACTCAGGTTTTTTCTCAAAACCCCTTAGTAGCTACTTCATCTTCACCATTGTCAATTAACACATCAAGTTCAACACACTTGTCTATAGGTCCCGTGTATAATTCAGCCCAGATAACATCAGTTGTAAACCATGGTGTAGAACAAATATGTAACCTCTTGAAAGACCAGAAGCCTAAAAAGCTAGGGAAATACGTCTGTGAGTATTGCAATCGGGCCTGTGCCAAGCCCAGTGTTCTCCAAAAGCACATCCGATCCCATACTGGAGAGCGACCATATCCTTGTGTGACATGTGGGTTTTCATTTAAAACCAAGAGCAATCTCTACAAGCACAAAAAATCTCATGCACACGCTATCAAACTTGGACTTGTCCTGCAACCAGATTCAGGTGGCCTCTTCTTATCTCATGACTCGGACAAAGCACTTAGCATTCATTCAGATGTGGAAGAAAGTGGTGAAAGTGAAGATGAAGGCACTGCAGATGAAAGACAAGATGATCAAGAACTGGAACCTGCACAATTAGTGAAAGTCATTTCGAGTGCAGAAACACTGCAGAAAGGAAGCCCTACCCTATTAAGCAACCCAGACTGTATATCAGCTGACTCTTCATTACATGATGCAGAACCACAAGTAAGGGCAGCTTTACCAAAAGTAGTAGTTCATTCTGTAAATGTTTCTCCATTGAGGGCTGATAGCCCAAAAGTGACAGAGCCAGCACCTGAGCTTGCTGCAGCCCAGAGAAAAGGAGATTCTAAAGTCACAACTCTTCAGTCAAATTTGACACATACAGCCTCATTCAAGGAGAATGACATAAAGCAGCATCAGAAAGTAGAAGCAGGCCTGTTAGAGGAACAGCCAGGATCTACAGGAGGGCCAGTGCATGCTCAACTCCAGAGACAACAGGCTACTGATGGTTCTCAAGATCAGCAAGGAAAATGTCTTTTGAGCCCTAGAAGTTTAGGTAGTACTGATTCCGGTTATTTCTCTCGTTCTGAAAGTGCCGATCAAACAATGAGCCCTCCAGCTCCTTTTGTAAGGGGATTGTTGACCTCTGAGAAAGATCCAAATAAAAATCTGCCCTGTGTGCCACGAGCAAGCGGCATGGTAGCATCAGTGGTACAAACTGTTTGtgctgaaaaaaatctgattcTCTCTGGCCAAATGCGACCTCCCTTGGCAACGAAAACCCTTGAGGAGCGTATCTCAAAGTTAATTTCTGATAATGAAGCTGTTGTGGATGACAAACAGTTAGATAGTGTGAAACCAAGAAGAACATCTCTTTCAAGAAGAGGAAGCATAGATTCACCAAAATCTTACATATTTAAGGATTCTTTCCAGTTTGATTTAAAACCCATGGGAAGAAGAACTAGCTCAAGCTCTGATATACCAAAGTCTCCTTTCACACCCACTGAGAAATCCAAGcaagtttttcttctttctgtacCATCCCTTGACTGTTTACCTATAACACGAAGTAATTCCATGCCTACCACCAGTTACTCAGCAGTACCTCCTAATGTCATACCTCCCTCTCATCCTCTTCGAGGAAGCCAGTCATTTGATGATAAAATTGGCTCTTTATATGATGACGTTTTTGTGTCAGGACCTGCTACCCCACTGAACCAAGGTGGACATCCTCGGACCCTAGTCAGACAGGCAGCAATAGAAGATTCTTCTACTGGTGAAAGCCAAGGTCTTGGATCCGTGCGATctgtagaagaaaattatctgggGTGTAATTTATCAAATGAATCCTTATTGCACAGGAGCAaatccctggcacagggatcaaattcagaaaaaacaaagaagtCCCCTCAGGTGCGAGGAACAATGTTTGAATGTGAAACCTGCAGAAACAGATAtagaaaactggaaaattttGAAAACCACAAGAAATTTTATTGTTCAGAGTTGCATGGACCTAAAACTAAAGCAGCAATCCGAGAGCCTGAGCACAAAACTGCTCCAAACAGTACACAGCCTCAAATTCTACACTACAGAGTCACAACTTCAACTGGTGTCTGGGAGCAAACACCCCaaataaggaaaagaaggaaaatgaaaagtgTTGGTGATGATGATGACCCACAGCAAAATGATACTAGTGCACCATCAAAAAACACAGAAGGCCAAAGCAAGCCAGCAAATTCTTCCAGTCTGTCAAAACACAGCGCCACAACTGTGGTAGGATCACAACAACCAAGCAAGCTTCTACttcagaattcccaaattcagCTTGTGGCTCGTGGCACAGATCAGACTACTGAGCCAAAGATGGCTCCCCTCATTGAAAAGCAATCAAGTTCAGCTGTGCAAGAAAAGGTGGAGTTGAAAAGACAAGGGACTGGCATTTCAGTAATACAGCACACAAATTCACTGAGCAGAAATAGCTCATTCGAGAAATCAGAGTCATTTGAAAGAGTATCACCAGTTTCTTCTCAAGAGCCCAACAAGGGCACAAAGCACCGCTCTTTGAATACAGTTGTAATCCAAGAAGACAGACACTCTCATCTGAGCACTCCCCAGCGTCACCAACCCTTGTCATCAGAACCACCTAGAGGGGAAGTGCAGGGAAGCCAATTAGTTTCTAATGAGAGAAGTGCACCACTTCAGCCATCAAGACTCGTTCGCCAGCATAACATCCAGGTTCCTGAAATACTGGTCACAGAAGAACCAGACAGAGAGCAGGAAAACCAATGCAGTGAcccagaaaagacagaaaggtTTAACTGGCCACAACGCAGTGAAACGCTGTCAAAATTGCCAACAGAAAAACTTCCACCGAAGAAGAAGAGAATTCGGTTGGCCGAAATGGAACATTCATCTGCTGAATCCAGTGTTGACTCCACACTTTCCAGAAGCCTAAGTCGGGAGAGTAGCTTGTCTCATGCCTCTAGTTTCTCAACTTCACTTGATAAAGATGAAACTTTAAAGGCTGAGAATCCTTCCAAAGCAGAGCCTGTTAGTAAGTCATCAGAATTCCTCATGATTCCTGCTGGCTCACACGCACTGGCAGTGCCTGGACCTCATTACCGGGAAATGAGACGTGCCGCCTCAGAGCAAATCAGCTGCACGCAGCCCTCAATGGAGGTTGTGGACTACAGGAGTAAGTCTTTCGACTGCGGGAGCATGTCTCCATCAAAACCTGTCCCGCTTGTAGAGGTAGCCACTCCAAAAGGGTCATCTGCAAATGGAGCTGCTGGACATGTGCCTCTGCTAGAAAGGAGGAGGGGGCCATTTGTAAGACAAATATCTTTAAATATTGCTCCCGAAAATCAGCAGCCTCAAGTGAAATCGACTTCTTCATTGCAGGCAGCTCATGCCACAGATGTGCCCACAGTGCCATTGCACAGGCTGCAGACCTCTGGCAAACCCTCGGTAGAGTTTCCTTCAAGTACTCAGCAATCACAGACTAACTCCAGACCTAATTCAACAATTCAAAATTGTAATCCTGTTAGCCTGCCTTCATCTCAGCAGCCTCTGGATCACATGTTGAATAATCAAGGCCAGCCGTCCTTGACTCATCAGCCTTCTCAGCCGTCTACTAAAACATCAGCCCAAGGGGAGCAAGCAGGCACAAACTCGCTTTCTTGTCAACCTGATGAAAAAAAGGACTGTTTTGCTCCAAAGTATCAACTTCAAGTTAAAACATTGCATATAGGTCAGCCATACTCTTCTAAATTGCTAAAAAATACTTTATCAACTCAGACTGGTCCAAATCAAGTTGGCGTGGACCAGAATGCATCTTCTTTTGAAGTGCAGACAAAACTCTCTGACATGTCTAATCCATACTCTGTGCCTCCTCTAAAGCAAATTGTTCCTAATAACTGCAGCAGTCAGATCCATCAGATTCCTCCTTTTGTGGTTCCCGTCCGTATTCAGAGCAGTATGCCATCCTATGGCTTCGCAACTGTTACACCCCTGCCTCACATTTTAGTGACCCAGGATCAGGGAAATCAGTCCATCTGCAAAACAAATGTCGTGATGGTGCCAACTCTTGAAGGTAAAACTCAGCTGCCAAAATCTCACAAAGATCATCAGAGAACTTTGCCAAATTCATTTGAATTTGAAAATTCACCACTGGAAAGTGGTAGCAGAAATTCACCTTTGTCAAGCTCTTCAAATATCATTCAGAAAGTGCCAGTTAGCGGACTCTTCCCTCAACCAGAAGTTACAGCTTCAAGTAAACGAATGCTTTCCCCAGCAAACAGTTTAGATATTGCCatggaaaaacagcaaaaacGTGTTAAAGATGAGAGTGGAGCTGCTTGTATGGCAGATGCTAGACCATTGCATTCACTGAACATTAGATCTAATGACCCTCCTAGTAAGCAAAAGAAACCAGTTTTGGTAAGACAGGTTTGCACCACAGAGCCTCTTGAAAATCACCTCTTGGATCCTGATGTTGTCACACAGCATGAAAAAAGCAGCAAGGCCAGTACTTCAGACCTGCCTGACCATCAGTCATCTGACACTGGGGTTTCAGAAACCCTAAAAAAGTCACCAGAATCCGAAGACATTAAGTCTTCCACATCACCAGTGTTTGTAGTCGGGAAACCTTCTGAATTGTCTCCAGTGAACAGCCAGAGTTCTCTTCTCAAGGCTGTAAGCAGCAGCCAAGAAAGAAGGTCCCCACCTAACAGTGATGACAGCACCCACATCAGCAGCCCAGGCCAAGCAAAGCCTgtagcagcactggctgtgatgAATGCAGGGGAAATGCAGAGGTTGTCATTTCCAAGCCTCAAGACCACAACAAATTTTACCTGGTGTTACCTCATGAAGAGAAAACCATTGCACCTGCTGCAAAATGATCAAAAAATCTCTGCCTATTCTACATGGACCATTAGTCCCAACAACCCCAATCCACTCGGTTTGTCGACAAAGGTAGCTCTCTCCCTCCTCAATTCCAAACAAAAAGTTGAAAAGCCACTGTACACTCTAGCAAGAACTACGCACCCCAGATCTGATGTATTGGTCTATTCAAGCAAGTGGAAGAACAGCTTGACCAAG agatcattaaataggaaaaaattgaCTCCAACTGAATTCAGCAATAAAGAAAACTCTGAATCGAGCACTGAACATGATAAAGAAAACTCATTTATCAAAACTGTACCAAGAAGAGTTAAAATATTTGATGGAGG GTACAAGTCAAACGAAGACTATGTGTACgtgagagggagagggagagggaagtATATCTGTGAGGAGTGTGGAATACGTTGCAAGAAGCCCAGCATGCTGAAGAAGCACATTCGCACACACACCGATGTCCGTCCTTACCACTGCAATTACTGCAACTTTTCCTTCAAAACTAAAG gaaaTTTAACAAAGCATATGAAGTCAAAGGCACATAGCAAGAAATGCATGGATTTGGGAGTCTCAGTAGGCTTAATAGATGACCAGGATGGAGAAGAAGAATTTG GTGAGAAGCAAAGATTTGGCTATGACCGGTCAGGATATGACGTGGAGGAGTCTGATGGTGGCGATGAAGATGAAAATGACAATGAGGACGATGATGAAGACAGCCAGGCTGAGTCAGTGCTCTCCACAACGCCCTCGGTGACGGCCAGCCCCCAGCACCACCCCTCTCGCCACGGCCTGCAGGATGCCGCCAGCACCGACGACGACATCAGGCTCCCAGACTGCTTCACTGGGGCTCACACGGACTCCATGGATGGTCTCCCAAAAGCGCTGCTGACTAAGATGACTGTCCTTAGCACAGTGCAGTCGGTCAGCAGGACCTCCAGGTCGCCAGCAGAGTCCACCCATCAGGAAGCACATGAGGACAAAGCCCAGGAGAGAGGAGTGGGTCCCTGCAGCGCTGATGCGGCACTGACGGACATTGCTCCTGCGTCTCCGGGTCGCCAGATGTCTGTGGATTACCCTGATCCAGATACAGCCTTGGGCCACTCCTTAATATCAACTGCAGCTCTTACAAAG AGCACGCCCTCCATCAGCTCCCCGTCCTCGCTGGCAGACCACAGCATGCCGACGACAGCGCCGTCACCCTACACCGAAATCCCGGAGGAGAAGCCGGCTGCCGAGCCGAGAGCTCCCCAGACTCACCTCTTCAGCCACCTGCCCCTGCACTCGCAGCGGCAAGCCAAGGCTCCCTACGGCATGGTGCCGGTCGGGGGCATCCAGGTGGTCCCTGCCGGCCTGGCCACCTACTCCACCTTTGTTCCCATCCAGGCGGGGCCGGTGCAGCTCACTATCCCAGCTGTGAGTGTGATTCACAGAACTACCAACGCCCTTGGCGAGACAGGCGGCACGGCCCCCGGCACCACCACGAATCCCGTGGGAGTCGCCGAGGTGAACAGCGTGGTGCCGTGCATTCCCATCGGCCAGGTGAGCGTGCCGGGCATTCAGGGGCTCGGCACGCCCAACCTGCAGCCTCTGCCGCCGCTGGGCATGGAGACAGTGAACATCCTGGGCCTGGCAAACACCAATATCGCCCCGCAGATGCGCCCTCCGGGAATTACCCTCAACGCCGTGGGCCTCCAGGTGCTGACGGCTGGCACGGCGCCGcagggcacccccagcccacagGGACCCCTTCCCGGCCTGCAGATCCTGAACATCGCCCTGCCGACTCTCATCCCCTCCGTCAGCCCCGCCAGCACCGAGGGGCACGGAGCCTCCGAGGCACCCACTGCAGGCTCCAAAGCCAGCGAGGTCCAGCTGGAGCCAGCTCCTGTCGTCTTCCCCACGGTTGAGGCCGGCCAGGCCGGCCGGGATGCTTCTCCTCAGGCAGCGGCTGGTGGCCAGCGGTACGGCGGGAAGAGCCATCCCGAGCCCACCCCACTGGCCAACCCCGCTGGTCCCGGGAAAGCTGATCCTGAAAAGACTGACCTCGCGAACCCCAGCAAGCCAAAGCGTGACCTCCCTGCCCTCCAGGTGAAGAGGGCTGCCCCGGCAGAGCCCCGCTCCAAGGTGAATCCCAGCACGTTAACCAAGTCCCCAGTCCACCGAACTGTCACCCCGGACAGACAGGTACCCAGGCCAGCCGCCCCGCCCCAGCGGCAAAACACGGTGCAGTTTAGCGATGGCAGCAGTGACGATGAGGATAGACTTGTAATAGCAACctag